One region of Epilithonimonas zeae genomic DNA includes:
- a CDS encoding pyridoxine 5'-phosphate synthase — protein sequence MTKLSVNINKIATLRNARGGDVPSVTQVALDLERFGAQGITIHPRPDERHITRKDVYDLKPLVTTEFNIEGNPHRPFIDMVLEVKPEQVTLVPDADDAITSNAGWDCEKNLDFLKSVISEFKNAGIRTSIFLDPNPEIVKFAAETGTDRIELYTEAYAKHYFDNKEFAIESYFKTAVVASEFGLGINAGHDLSLDNLKYFADNVPNLLEVSIGHALISEALYLGLENTVQAYLKRLAKW from the coding sequence ATGACCAAACTTAGTGTCAATATCAATAAAATCGCAACGCTGAGAAATGCAAGAGGTGGCGATGTTCCAAGTGTAACTCAAGTTGCTTTGGATTTGGAAAGATTCGGAGCGCAGGGAATTACAATCCATCCAAGACCAGACGAAAGGCATATCACAAGAAAAGATGTTTACGATTTGAAACCTTTGGTAACAACGGAATTCAATATCGAGGGAAATCCACATCGTCCGTTTATCGATATGGTTTTGGAAGTAAAACCAGAACAAGTGACGCTGGTTCCTGATGCTGATGATGCAATAACATCCAACGCCGGCTGGGATTGTGAAAAGAATTTAGATTTTTTGAAATCTGTTATTTCGGAATTCAAAAATGCTGGAATCAGAACGTCTATTTTCCTTGACCCAAATCCGGAAATTGTAAAGTTTGCTGCAGAAACGGGAACAGATAGAATCGAACTTTATACAGAAGCTTATGCCAAACATTATTTTGATAATAAGGAATTTGCTATAGAATCATATTTTAAAACGGCTGTAGTTGCAAGTGAATTTGGTTTGGGAATCAATGCCGGGCACGATTTGTCATTAGACAACTTAAAATATTTCGCAGATAATGTTCCGAATCTTTTGGAAGTTTCTATTGGTCATGCATTGATTTCGGAAGCGCTTTATCTTGGTTTGGAAAATACAGTTCAAGCTTATTTGAAGCGATTGGCGAAATGGTAG
- a CDS encoding mechanosensitive ion channel family protein encodes MKNELIDYKDFLQRISDEIHFFCKDFFPDEFVLASQITLKFALLIFLIFIVAFLLKNGINLIFKFFFDKEKYPVMKSIYKAKVTNSVANILALGFGNYALFSIFYRHPKSFVFLERLIGILIVLVIANMAFRFIKVLQNYYLIQQDYYKIIAINSISQTVRIFGGFIFGVIAICVLFGISGTTVLGSLGAITAVIVLVFRDTILGFVTGIHVATSKNLKVGDWVAIPKYSIEGNIEDIDLLTTKIRNFDKTLSTIPTYDLLTTEIKNMQVMSETNTRRIKKSIVFNIKSFKFLNDEAFSELLKINLIHDYLVEKKKEIDAQKSTLKNADEIINGQQLTNIGTFRIYALNYLKNNPNIDQEGTIMVRQMEITPQGMPLEIYCFANDSNWVNFEQIQADIFDHLLVASKEFDLEIMQVNKI; translated from the coding sequence ATGAAAAACGAACTCATAGATTACAAAGATTTTCTTCAACGAATCAGTGATGAAATTCATTTTTTCTGTAAAGATTTTTTTCCTGATGAATTTGTCTTAGCAAGTCAAATTACACTAAAATTTGCGCTTCTGATATTCTTAATTTTTATTGTTGCTTTTCTTCTGAAAAACGGAATCAATCTTATATTCAAATTCTTTTTTGATAAGGAGAAATATCCTGTAATGAAATCCATTTATAAAGCAAAAGTCACCAACTCTGTGGCTAATATTTTGGCTTTAGGATTTGGGAATTATGCCTTGTTTTCTATCTTTTACAGGCATCCCAAAAGCTTTGTTTTTCTGGAAAGGCTTATTGGGATTTTGATTGTTTTGGTGATTGCTAATATGGCTTTCCGTTTTATCAAAGTTTTACAGAATTATTACCTGATTCAGCAGGATTATTATAAAATCATCGCTATCAATTCTATTTCTCAAACCGTTAGGATTTTTGGTGGATTTATTTTTGGAGTTATAGCTATTTGTGTTTTGTTCGGTATAAGTGGAACTACTGTTTTGGGAAGTTTAGGAGCAATAACTGCCGTTATTGTTTTGGTTTTCAGAGATACAATTTTAGGTTTCGTAACGGGAATCCATGTTGCTACTTCCAAGAATTTGAAAGTAGGCGACTGGGTGGCCATTCCAAAATATTCTATCGAAGGTAATATAGAAGATATCGATTTGTTGACAACGAAGATCAGAAACTTTGATAAAACACTTTCAACTATTCCGACTTATGATTTGCTGACAACAGAAATCAAAAATATGCAGGTGATGTCTGAAACGAATACGAGACGAATAAAAAAATCTATTGTATTTAATATCAAATCTTTCAAATTTCTGAATGATGAAGCTTTTAGTGAATTGTTGAAGATTAATCTGATTCACGATTATCTCGTGGAAAAGAAAAAAGAAATTGATGCTCAGAAAAGTACACTGAAAAACGCTGATGAGATTATCAATGGTCAGCAATTGACCAACATTGGAACTTTCAGAATTTACGCTTTGAATTATCTTAAAAATAATCCTAATATCGACCAGGAAGGAACGATAATGGTGAGACAAATGGAGATTACACCGCAAGGAATGCCTTTGGAGATCTATTGTTTTGCCAATGATTCTAACTGGGTCAATTTTGAGCAGATTCAGGCCGATATTTTTGACCATCTTTTGGTGGCTTCCAAAGAATTTGACCTCGAGATAATGCAGGTAAACAAAATATAA
- a CDS encoding DUF456 domain-containing protein produces the protein MDSVFIDIIALVLLFVGMLGTFLPVLPGLLLSICGLLIFKFGTENNMPMIYVWIFAFLTLVSTVLNYVIPAKTNKKYGGTRYGSIGSFIGTLLGLFFIPIPLGFLIGMLLGVFLGELLHDVNDRKKAFNSMKGAFIGFVYGTGFSLMVGLAMFLVVGYYIFF, from the coding sequence ATGGATTCTGTTTTTATCGACATTATCGCTTTGGTTCTGCTTTTTGTAGGAATGCTGGGAACTTTCCTTCCCGTTTTGCCCGGATTATTATTGAGTATCTGTGGCTTACTGATATTCAAATTTGGGACAGAAAATAATATGCCAATGATTTATGTCTGGATTTTCGCGTTCCTAACTCTTGTTTCCACAGTTCTGAATTACGTTATTCCCGCAAAAACCAACAAAAAATATGGAGGAACTCGCTACGGAAGTATTGGTTCTTTTATTGGAACGCTTCTCGGTTTGTTTTTCATTCCGATTCCCTTAGGATTTTTAATCGGAATGTTATTAGGTGTTTTTCTTGGAGAATTGTTACACGATGTTAACGATAGAAAAAAAGCCTTCAACTCTATGAAAGGCGCTTTTATTGGCTTTGTATATGGCACCGGTTTTAGTTTAATGGTTGGGCTGGCAATGTTTTTGGTTGTTGGCTATTATATTTTCTTTTAA
- a CDS encoding uracil-DNA glycosylase, protein MTWKEVLKPIKESDYFNQLWEKVKIQYNSTKCFPPKNEIFRALELTEFDDVEVVIIGQDPYHNDGQANGLCFSVSEHVTAPPSLKNIFIELKEDMGINRKNKDLQDWAKQGVLLLNATLTVKAHEPNSHRDLGWETFTDYIIKQISDRKQNVVFVLWGAFAQKKASLIDETKHFIIQSAHPSPFSVYRGFFGSKPFSKINKYLLEKGKNPIVWG, encoded by the coding sequence ATGACTTGGAAAGAAGTTTTGAAGCCGATAAAGGAAAGTGATTATTTTAATCAACTTTGGGAGAAAGTAAAAATTCAATATAATTCTACTAAATGTTTTCCTCCTAAAAATGAGATTTTCCGTGCTTTGGAACTGACGGAATTTGATGATGTGGAAGTTGTGATTATCGGGCAAGACCCTTATCATAATGACGGACAAGCTAACGGACTTTGCTTTTCTGTTTCTGAGCATGTCACGGCGCCGCCTTCTCTCAAAAATATCTTTATTGAACTGAAAGAAGATATGGGAATCAATAGAAAAAATAAAGATTTACAAGATTGGGCAAAACAGGGTGTTCTTCTTCTTAATGCAACTCTAACCGTAAAAGCGCACGAGCCCAATTCGCATAGAGACCTTGGTTGGGAAACGTTTACAGATTATATCATTAAACAAATTTCTGATAGAAAACAAAATGTCGTGTTTGTACTTTGGGGCGCATTTGCACAAAAAAAAGCCTCGCTGATAGACGAGACTAAACATTTTATTATTCAATCGGCACATCCTTCACCATTCTCTGTTTACAGAGGTTTTTTCGGAAGCAAGCCGTTTTCTAAAATCAATAAGTATCTTTTAGAAAAAGGGAAAAATCCAATTGTTTGGGGATAA
- a CDS encoding lactonase family protein gives MANLSAQNTIIVGTYTNSEKCSSGGIHIFDFDENTYKYNLKYHTENIINPSFVSLSPDKKFLFSVNENGYKSTITSFSIDEPNGTLIKKDERKTQGEDPCFLISDDQNIIVANYSGGSINVFKRYADGKLSDVFQNIKFEGVGVNPKRQEKSHIHQVQFSQDGKYVLATDLGLDKIYVFKYNKTGEKVLEKVGEFDAKKGSGPRHIAFDKSGKLIYLVQELSGDLSVLSFNEGKIELIQEETLLSRKVRFNFRAADIHLSDNEKFLYVTNRDDADDITTFKILEDGKVKRIQQIKTTGRNPRNFAISPNNKLVLIANQDTNRINIFSRDLKTGELTPTNKSIPVCAPVNVIFYEKGK, from the coding sequence ATGGCTAATTTATCTGCACAGAATACGATTATCGTAGGAACTTACACCAACAGTGAGAAGTGCAGCAGTGGCGGAATTCACATTTTCGATTTTGATGAAAACACCTATAAATATAACCTCAAATATCATACAGAAAATATCATTAATCCAAGTTTTGTAAGCCTTAGTCCAGACAAAAAATTTCTATTTTCTGTCAACGAGAATGGCTACAAAAGTACAATCACTTCTTTTTCTATCGACGAACCTAATGGAACTCTAATCAAAAAAGATGAACGTAAAACGCAAGGTGAAGACCCGTGTTTCTTGATTTCCGATGACCAAAATATTATCGTAGCCAATTATTCCGGTGGAAGCATCAATGTTTTCAAACGTTATGCTGATGGAAAATTATCCGATGTTTTCCAGAATATCAAATTTGAAGGTGTTGGTGTGAATCCGAAAAGACAGGAAAAATCACACATTCATCAGGTTCAGTTTTCTCAGGATGGAAAATATGTTTTGGCAACTGATTTAGGTTTGGATAAAATTTATGTTTTCAAATACAACAAAACTGGCGAAAAAGTTCTGGAAAAAGTTGGTGAATTTGATGCAAAGAAAGGTTCCGGACCAAGACATATTGCGTTTGATAAAAGTGGAAAATTAATTTATCTTGTTCAGGAATTGAGTGGTGATTTATCTGTTCTAAGTTTTAATGAAGGTAAGATTGAATTAATTCAAGAAGAAACTCTGTTATCCAGAAAAGTTAGGTTCAATTTCAGAGCGGCGGATATTCATTTATCGGACAATGAAAAATTTTTATACGTTACCAATCGTGATGATGCCGACGATATTACGACTTTCAAAATCTTGGAAGATGGAAAAGTCAAAAGAATTCAGCAAATCAAAACAACAGGTAGAAATCCTAGAAACTTCGCCATCAGTCCTAATAATAAATTGGTTTTGATAGCCAACCAAGACACCAATAGAATCAATATTTTCAGTAGAGATTTGAAAACCGGCGAATTGACTCCAACTAATAAGTCGATTCCCGTTTGTGCTCCTGTGAACGTCATTTTCTATGAAAAAGGTAAATAA
- a CDS encoding DUF5686 family protein — protein sequence MLDKKFILTFFLILINGLLFSQNEKENQIEDVVIKGVKKYKNKKENPAYAIMQQVWKKKKSNGLLLHKDYQYKTYEKIDFRLDNIDSAFTKKKAFRGMDSIIFKYNDSSEIAGKAVLPIFITESIFNVYGKNGPKKERKDLVATRLSGLKNNQIVSKTIQNMYQDINIYDNTINYLNIGFVSPVSTDGFGIFDYNITDTIEVNTVRSYEIRFTPKNPDALALKGRLYISMDKYNVMKVEMETNKKININFVKNIATDLEFDNPDDSTFIPIRNETTLQLVLNDKEKAKYVLAKRVANYSDYQFDKGLTDDFLNKIVVPEDEMVAKDEEYWQVNRTEPLTTSQQNIYKMYDELEHNPKYKKVVKIIEIGNSGYIPLGKSGIDFGNIFQGFGYNDIEGTRLRGGFRTYRGKNDMWRIQAYTAYGFRDQKWKFGGEAKYMFNKTDRFQIGAGFRKDVLQLGVQLTTDEGIMTRSFASSSVLNSGETTSMSSVKQSNIYTSIEPWKNIQLRLDATQQSIESADSNLFNINYYRGGVLRSDLNDTRFTATIIARPGIKFSTYGVDRYEMTALATNPTLILKYTKGVGGVFNSDFNYNKLQFYYYQPVILGNWGRLFANVEAGKNFDALPLALQNVMPANQSYGLVRGVFSLMNYYEFVADSYAVLFLEHHFNGKILSQIPLIKKLKLREVAFFRSGVGSLKQESITMNAGNMNLSAPEKPYYEYGFGIENIGWGNFRILRVDFNWRGNYLNHKTTANTDVRKFGVQFGFQMNF from the coding sequence ATGCTTGATAAAAAATTTATCCTTACCTTTTTTCTGATTTTAATAAATGGTTTACTTTTCTCACAAAATGAAAAAGAAAACCAAATCGAAGACGTCGTTATCAAAGGCGTTAAAAAATATAAGAACAAAAAAGAAAATCCGGCTTACGCTATTATGCAGCAAGTCTGGAAAAAGAAAAAATCCAACGGACTTCTGCTCCACAAAGATTATCAATACAAAACTTACGAGAAAATCGATTTTCGTCTTGATAATATCGACAGTGCTTTTACCAAGAAAAAAGCGTTTCGCGGAATGGATTCTATCATTTTCAAATACAATGATTCTTCTGAGATTGCGGGAAAAGCGGTTCTTCCTATCTTCATAACAGAAAGCATCTTCAATGTTTATGGTAAAAATGGTCCAAAGAAAGAACGTAAAGATTTGGTTGCGACAAGACTTTCGGGACTGAAGAATAATCAAATTGTTTCCAAAACGATACAGAATATGTATCAGGACATCAATATTTATGACAACACGATTAATTATCTGAATATTGGTTTTGTAAGTCCAGTTTCTACCGATGGTTTTGGTATTTTCGATTATAATATTACGGATACGATTGAGGTTAATACTGTTCGTTCTTACGAGATTCGGTTCACGCCAAAAAATCCTGATGCATTGGCTCTGAAAGGGCGTCTTTACATTTCTATGGACAAGTACAATGTAATGAAAGTAGAGATGGAAACGAATAAAAAAATCAATATCAATTTCGTCAAAAACATTGCTACAGATTTGGAATTCGATAATCCAGACGATTCTACTTTTATCCCAATCAGAAACGAAACGACCTTGCAATTGGTTCTCAATGATAAGGAAAAAGCAAAATATGTACTTGCAAAAAGGGTTGCCAACTATTCCGATTATCAGTTTGATAAAGGATTAACGGATGATTTCCTCAACAAAATTGTTGTTCCCGAAGACGAAATGGTTGCTAAGGACGAAGAGTATTGGCAAGTTAACAGAACTGAACCGCTAACAACCAGTCAACAGAATATCTACAAAATGTACGACGAATTAGAACATAATCCGAAGTACAAAAAGGTTGTTAAAATCATAGAAATTGGAAACTCCGGCTACATCCCTCTCGGGAAAAGTGGTATTGATTTCGGGAATATTTTTCAGGGATTTGGTTATAATGATATAGAAGGAACCAGGCTAAGAGGTGGTTTCAGGACCTATCGTGGAAAGAACGATATGTGGCGAATCCAGGCGTACACTGCTTACGGTTTCCGAGACCAAAAATGGAAATTTGGTGGTGAAGCAAAATATATGTTCAATAAAACCGATCGTTTTCAGATTGGTGCCGGTTTTAGAAAAGACGTTTTACAGTTAGGCGTTCAATTGACGACAGACGAAGGAATTATGACAAGGTCTTTTGCTTCTTCTTCTGTCCTTAACAGTGGAGAAACGACTTCTATGAGTTCTGTGAAACAAAGTAATATCTATACGAGTATCGAACCTTGGAAAAACATCCAATTGCGTCTGGATGCGACCCAACAAAGCATCGAATCTGCAGATTCTAACTTGTTCAATATTAATTATTACAGAGGCGGCGTCTTGCGATCAGATTTGAATGACACGAGATTCACAGCAACAATTATTGCAAGACCTGGAATAAAATTTTCCACTTATGGCGTTGATCGTTACGAAATGACAGCTTTAGCCACTAATCCAACTTTGATTTTAAAATACACAAAAGGAGTTGGTGGTGTCTTTAATTCTGATTTTAATTATAACAAATTACAATTCTATTATTATCAACCTGTGATTTTAGGAAATTGGGGAAGATTATTTGCGAATGTTGAAGCCGGTAAAAACTTTGATGCACTTCCACTCGCTTTGCAAAATGTGATGCCTGCCAATCAATCTTATGGTTTGGTAAGAGGTGTTTTTTCTTTGATGAATTATTATGAATTTGTAGCAGATTCTTATGCTGTTTTGTTTTTGGAGCATCACTTCAATGGGAAAATTTTATCACAAATTCCTTTGATTAAAAAGCTTAAATTAAGAGAAGTTGCATTTTTCCGTTCTGGCGTTGGAAGTCTGAAGCAAGAATCCATAACGATGAATGCCGGAAATATGAACCTAAGTGCTCCTGAAAAACCTTATTACGAATATGGTTTTGGAATCGAGAATATTGGTTGGGGCAATTTCAGAATATTGAGAGTCGATTTTAACTGGAGAGGAAATTACTTAAATCATAAAACAACCGCAAATACCGATGTAAGAAAATTTGGTGTTCAGTTTGGTTTCCAGATGAATTTTTAG
- a CDS encoding lactonase family protein produces MKFQKIFLLLSFLIFTSLYSQRQFVFFGSYNWDKGSEAVYVYELDTETGKLTKVASSSDVINPGYITVSSDGKYVYASSDAKTPNYGTVSSFAFDPDKKTLTFLNQQKTGGENPVYVNVDKSGKWLINATYNQATISVFPLLENGKIDSIAQHFKFTEGSGVDAKRQEKAHTHSVVFSPDFKTVLFADLGADKILQYPFDAIQKQPLIDSQSTFINTKPGSGPRHITFSKDGKLAYSIEELAGMISVYDFSENKLKEIQRIATHPDKIKDGFESSDVHISPDGKFLYATNRGKENNIAIFKVLNDGKLESIGYQKTRGKHPRTFAIDETGKFIIVTNVISQDVTVFKRNLETGILKKVGKPIKIKNVTCVKTKMY; encoded by the coding sequence ATGAAATTCCAAAAAATCTTTCTATTATTAAGTTTCTTAATTTTTACAAGTTTATACTCACAAAGACAATTTGTATTTTTTGGTTCTTACAATTGGGACAAAGGTTCGGAAGCGGTTTATGTTTATGAATTGGATACAGAAACCGGAAAACTGACGAAAGTTGCTTCATCTTCTGACGTTATCAATCCAGGTTATATTACAGTTTCGTCTGATGGGAAATACGTTTACGCATCTTCTGATGCCAAGACTCCAAATTATGGAACAGTAAGTTCTTTTGCGTTTGATCCCGATAAGAAAACATTAACTTTTCTCAATCAACAAAAAACGGGTGGCGAAAATCCTGTTTATGTGAATGTTGATAAAAGCGGAAAATGGCTTATTAATGCAACATACAATCAAGCCACTATTTCTGTTTTTCCTCTTCTTGAAAATGGCAAAATAGATTCGATAGCGCAGCATTTCAAATTCACGGAAGGAAGTGGTGTTGATGCGAAAAGGCAGGAGAAAGCACACACGCATTCTGTAGTTTTTTCGCCCGATTTTAAAACTGTACTTTTTGCAGATTTGGGAGCGGATAAAATATTACAATATCCATTTGATGCAATCCAAAAACAACCTTTGATTGATAGCCAAAGTACATTCATCAATACAAAACCTGGAAGCGGACCAAGACATATCACTTTTAGCAAAGATGGAAAATTGGCTTATTCTATTGAAGAATTGGCTGGGATGATTTCGGTTTATGATTTTTCTGAAAACAAGCTTAAAGAAATCCAAAGAATTGCAACCCATCCCGACAAAATAAAAGACGGTTTTGAAAGTTCTGATGTTCATATTTCTCCAGACGGAAAATTCCTCTATGCGACCAACAGAGGAAAGGAAAATAATATAGCGATTTTCAAAGTTTTAAATGACGGAAAATTAGAATCTATCGGCTATCAAAAAACAAGAGGAAAACATCCCAGAACTTTTGCGATTGATGAAACTGGAAAATTCATTATTGTGACTAATGTTATTTCGCAAGATGTAACTGTTTTCAAAAGAAACTTAGAAACCGGAATATTGAAAAAAGTCGGAAAACCAATTAAAATCAAAAATGTGACTTGTGTGAAAACGAAGATGTATTGA
- the rsmA gene encoding 16S rRNA (adenine(1518)-N(6)/adenine(1519)-N(6))-dimethyltransferase RsmA has product MDVRAKKHLGQHFLTDQNIARNIVDSLSFEGYKKVLEVGPGMGVLTKFLLEKESEIYVAEIDQESIVYLKNHYPKLEEQHFVGDFLKINIPEVFGEELAVIGNFPYNISSQILFKIIDNFQFVPEMSGMFQKEVAERTAAKPRTKDYGILSVLVQAYYDVEYLFTVHEHVFNPPPKVKSGVIRMTRNLKEGLAGNEVLFKQIVKAGFGQRRKKMSNALKVLDIPENMKSHPFLDIRAEELSVADFIAFANEWKVSLGA; this is encoded by the coding sequence ATGGACGTTAGAGCAAAAAAACATCTTGGTCAACATTTTCTTACAGACCAGAATATCGCACGCAACATTGTAGATTCGTTGTCTTTTGAAGGCTACAAAAAAGTTTTGGAAGTCGGTCCGGGAATGGGCGTTCTTACAAAATTTCTTCTCGAAAAAGAGTCAGAAATCTATGTTGCAGAAATCGACCAGGAATCTATCGTCTATCTGAAAAACCATTATCCAAAGCTTGAAGAGCAACATTTTGTTGGTGACTTTCTGAAAATCAATATCCCGGAAGTTTTTGGGGAAGAATTGGCTGTGATTGGGAATTTTCCTTATAATATTTCGTCTCAGATTTTGTTTAAAATTATAGATAATTTCCAGTTTGTTCCAGAAATGAGCGGAATGTTCCAGAAAGAAGTGGCTGAAAGAACCGCCGCAAAACCGAGAACAAAAGATTACGGAATTCTATCAGTTTTGGTTCAGGCTTATTACGATGTGGAATATCTTTTTACGGTTCACGAACATGTCTTCAATCCACCTCCAAAAGTAAAATCCGGCGTTATCCGAATGACCCGAAATTTGAAAGAAGGATTAGCTGGAAATGAGGTTCTATTCAAACAAATCGTAAAAGCTGGTTTTGGACAAAGACGTAAAAAGATGAGCAACGCTTTGAAAGTTCTTGATATCCCTGAAAATATGAAATCTCACCCGTTCCTTGACATCAGAGCTGAAGAATTGTCTGTTGCAGATTTTATTGCTTTTGCGAATGAGTGGAAAGTGAGTTTGGGAGCTTGA
- the idi gene encoding isopentenyl-diphosphate Delta-isomerase: MEKVVLVNPQDEVLGQMEKMQAHENGLLHRAFSVFLFNEKGEMLLQKRAEEKYHSPNQWTNACCSHPRLNESYLDAAKRRIKEELGIDCELMEKFHFIYKADVGEGLWEHELDYVFTGNFDGEFDLNPEEVSEIRYVSIPDLQTEISENPDNFTEWFKIIWAEYRNQLN, from the coding sequence ATGGAAAAAGTGGTATTGGTCAATCCTCAGGATGAAGTTTTGGGACAAATGGAAAAAATGCAGGCACACGAAAATGGACTTTTGCATCGTGCTTTTTCGGTTTTTCTATTCAACGAAAAAGGAGAAATGCTTTTGCAGAAACGGGCTGAAGAGAAATACCATTCACCCAACCAATGGACCAACGCTTGTTGTTCACACCCAAGATTGAACGAATCTTATCTGGATGCAGCCAAAAGACGTATCAAGGAGGAATTGGGAATTGATTGTGAGCTGATGGAGAAATTCCATTTTATATACAAAGCAGATGTAGGGGAAGGACTTTGGGAACACGAGTTGGATTATGTTTTTACAGGAAACTTTGATGGAGAATTTGATTTGAATCCTGAGGAAGTTTCAGAAATCCGATATGTTTCTATTCCTGATTTACAAACTGAAATTTCTGAAAATCCGGATAACTTTACAGAATGGTTTAAAATCATTTGGGCTGAATATCGAAATCAGCTGAATTAA
- a CDS encoding NAD(P)H-binding protein gives MKALVIGATGATGIDLVNQLCQDADFEQIDIFVRRRSDFHNEKIKAYIVDFDHPEEWKHLVKGDVAFSCLGTTLKSAGSKENQKVIDYDYQFNFAKAAKDNGVEDYILVSAYGANPDSKIFYSRIKGELEEAVKNLKFDKTTIFKPGMLERKNSDRSAEITGLKAIKFLNKLGLFKSQQPLPTYVLAKAMIVASKIKSNSFSEIKLHNIFSFAEKKTQ, from the coding sequence ATGAAAGCTTTGGTAATTGGTGCAACCGGCGCTACAGGAATTGATCTTGTGAATCAACTTTGTCAGGATGCTGACTTCGAGCAAATTGATATTTTTGTGAGACGACGTTCTGATTTTCACAATGAAAAAATCAAAGCATACATTGTAGATTTTGACCATCCAGAAGAATGGAAACACCTTGTGAAAGGCGATGTTGCTTTTTCTTGTCTCGGAACAACTCTGAAATCTGCAGGAAGTAAAGAAAATCAAAAAGTAATTGATTATGATTATCAATTCAATTTTGCAAAAGCAGCAAAAGATAATGGTGTTGAAGATTATATTTTAGTTTCTGCTTATGGTGCCAATCCTGATTCCAAAATTTTCTATTCCAGAATAAAAGGTGAGTTGGAGGAAGCTGTGAAAAATCTGAAATTCGATAAGACAACGATTTTCAAACCAGGAATGCTGGAACGGAAAAACTCTGACAGAAGTGCTGAAATCACAGGTTTGAAAGCTATTAAATTCCTTAATAAATTAGGACTATTCAAAAGTCAACAGCCTTTACCAACTTATGTATTAGCGAAAGCGATGATTGTTGCTTCTAAAATTAAATCCAATAGTTTTTCGGAAATAAAACTTCATAATATTTTCAGTTTTGCCGAGAAGAAAACACAATAA
- the galE gene encoding UDP-glucose 4-epimerase GalE, whose amino-acid sequence MSILVTGGLGYIGSHTVVELINHNFDVIIVDDLSNSEKFILDNIEEITGKRPIFYPFDLRRKELLQQVFEAHDIEGCINFAASKAVGESMTEPLKYYENNLFSLINVLQEFKERNISNFIFSSSCTVYGQADKMPIDENTPLKEAESSYGKTKQMGEDILKDFSRAYNKRVTLLRYFNPIGAHPTALLGELPAGIPNNLVPYVTQTAAGIREKLSIWGDDYPTEDGTAIRDYIYVVDLAKAHVAALQKLMHSEEETVLDIYNLGTGKGSSVLEVVKAFELANDVAVPYQICPRREGDITIAYANADKAEKELNWKSETSLEEALKTTWEWQKYLKDRNN is encoded by the coding sequence ATGTCCATACTCGTAACAGGCGGTTTAGGTTACATCGGTTCTCACACGGTTGTTGAACTTATTAATCACAATTTTGATGTCATCATTGTAGATGATTTATCAAATTCTGAAAAATTCATACTTGATAATATTGAGGAAATCACAGGCAAAAGACCAATTTTCTATCCTTTTGATCTTAGAAGAAAAGAATTATTACAGCAAGTTTTCGAAGCGCACGATATCGAAGGTTGTATCAATTTTGCGGCTTCAAAAGCAGTAGGAGAGAGTATGACCGAGCCTTTAAAATATTATGAGAACAATTTGTTTTCATTGATTAATGTCCTTCAGGAATTTAAGGAAAGAAATATTTCCAACTTTATTTTCAGTTCATCCTGTACGGTTTACGGTCAAGCCGATAAAATGCCGATTGATGAAAATACACCTCTCAAAGAAGCCGAATCTTCTTACGGAAAAACCAAACAAATGGGCGAAGATATCCTGAAAGATTTTTCTCGAGCCTATAACAAAAGGGTTACTCTATTAAGATATTTCAATCCAATTGGTGCGCATCCAACAGCTTTGCTAGGAGAGCTGCCTGCAGGAATTCCAAATAATTTGGTTCCTTATGTTACGCAGACTGCCGCTGGAATCAGAGAAAAATTGAGCATTTGGGGTGATGATTATCCTACAGAAGACGGAACAGCTATTCGTGACTATATTTATGTTGTAGATTTGGCGAAAGCTCACGTTGCAGCTTTACAAAAACTGATGCATTCTGAGGAAGAAACAGTTTTGGATATTTATAATTTGGGAACAGGAAAAGGATCCTCGGTTTTAGAAGTGGTAAAAGCTTTTGAACTGGCGAATGATGTAGCGGTTCCTTACCAGATTTGCCCAAGAAGAGAAGGTGACATTACAATTGCTTATGCTAATGCCGACAAAGCTGAGAAAGAGCTCAACTGGAAATCTGAAACCAGTTTGGAAGAAGCACTCAAAACTACTTGGGAATGGCAGAAATACCTGAAAGACAGAAATAATTAA